The Chitinophagaceae bacterium genome window below encodes:
- a CDS encoding glycoside hydrolase family 43 protein yields the protein MRLKSLIIHCSLFILLASCSSKAYLFTSFHEPANEGLRMLYSYDGRNWTDLDTVLLQPKVGNQKVMRDPSMVQGPDGTFHLVWTSSWRGDLGFGYASSKDLFNWSEQQFIPVMKNEPTAVNTWAPELFYDDEEKRYIIIWASCIPGRFERGIEEDSNNHRMYVTTTPDFKTFTDTKLFIDPKFSVIDAVIVKRKKDDYVLVLKDNTRPERNIKVAFGTTALGPWTNISKPFSDNFTEGPAVVKLKDEWLIYYDSYRKKIYEASATKDFVNFENVTTKVKVPEGHKHGTIVPVKKKVIKRLLKP from the coding sequence ATGCGTTTGAAGTCACTCATTATTCATTGCTCATTATTCATTTTGCTTGCTTCATGTTCAAGTAAAGCATACCTGTTTACTTCCTTTCATGAACCTGCGAATGAAGGTTTACGAATGTTGTACAGTTATGATGGCAGAAATTGGACAGATCTTGATACAGTTCTTTTACAACCGAAAGTAGGTAACCAGAAAGTGATGCGTGATCCATCGATGGTGCAGGGACCTGATGGTACTTTTCATTTGGTATGGACAAGCAGTTGGCGTGGTGATCTTGGTTTTGGTTATGCTTCATCGAAAGATCTTTTCAACTGGAGTGAGCAGCAATTTATTCCGGTGATGAAGAATGAACCAACCGCTGTTAATACATGGGCGCCTGAATTGTTTTATGATGATGAAGAAAAGCGATACATCATCATTTGGGCAAGTTGCATACCGGGAAGATTTGAACGTGGTATTGAAGAAGACAGCAACAATCACCGCATGTATGTAACCACAACGCCTGATTTTAAAACATTCACTGATACGAAACTATTTATTGATCCAAAGTTCAGTGTTATTGATGCCGTGATCGTAAAACGGAAGAAAGATGATTATGTGCTGGTGTTGAAAGATAATACAAGACCTGAACGGAATATTAAAGTGGCATTCGGCACAACAGCACTTGGTCCGTGGACGAATATTTCAAAACCCTTCTCCGATAATTTTACAGAAGGGCCAGCTGTTGTAAAACTGAAAGATGAGTGGCTGATCTATTATGATTCATACCGAAAGAAAATTTATGAAGCATCAGCAACGAAGGATTTTGTGAATTTTGAAAACGTAACAACAAAGGTAAAAGTTCCGGAAGGACATAAACACGGAACAATTGTACCGGTAAAGAAAAAGGTTATTAAAAGATTGTTGAAACCCTGA